Proteins encoded within one genomic window of Ptiloglossa arizonensis isolate GNS036 chromosome 3, iyPtiAriz1_principal, whole genome shotgun sequence:
- the LOC143144949 gene encoding uncharacterized protein LOC143144949, with product MLRDSWLNITRFNTLGSTLYNVSQLSAQRSTMFHNSQLNATMCSQFSTRHSTMFHNCLLNILRRFTTVYSTLYNVSQLSTQRSTMFHNSRLNTLQLFHNSRLNALQCFTILCSTLYNVSSLPSLLLPSSRHGYHVGWKPLEFRAKNAEHPVPEFNLEFVRPFRKASSRQVSTRSRGDPTYPDPRMQPVRTTPCQQETTKQAVDALVFEKMQTRMKLLEDSNFAMQSRNQNLLAENKALSSRVEEERNEAKGHEKRVAALLEELDREKFKLEETINAAERVGTKNVPTIEENGTSTTNILSKLERGVQVWAVCMGCQKKLESGAKQPSTVTITKSELEILEKDMQILRDTIIAREEAWDKAMEREQNYRQQLTRLTTETITARHLSETRQEELREATKTLSEKESELKSLQNENMHLNKVLAKLYSNHQRGQDECQKNNLTLDVNEKEQRFIEETIRRVSSTKGKQKSKSKNTCSDKTSNSYAYQASPRDKSSKAIKDPPSSFKESKR from the exons ATGCTTCGCGACTCTTGGCTCAACATTACCCGGTTCAACACTCTTGGCTCAACACTCTACAATGTTTCACAACTCTCGGCTCAACGTTCtacaatgtttcacaattctcaGCTTAACGCTACAATGTGTTCACAATTCTCTACTCGACACTCCACAATGTTTCACAACTGTCTACTCAACATTCTACGACGTTTCACAACTGTCTACTCAACGCTCTACAATGTTTCACAACTGTCTACTCAACGCTCTACGATGTTTCACAACTCTCGGCTCAACACTTTACAATTGTTCCACAACTCTCGGCTCAACGCTCtacaatgtttcacaattctctgCTCAACGCTCTACAATGTTTCCTCGTTACCTTCTCTTTTATTACCCTCTTCCAGACACG GATATCACGTCGGCTGGAAACCGCTGGAGTTTCGAGCGAAGAACGCCGAACACCCCGTGCCAG AATTCAACCTCGAATTTGTACGACCGTTCCGTAAAGCTTCGTCGCGACAGGTTTCAACTAGAA GTAGAGGCGATCCGACGTATCCGGATCCTCGAATGCAACCCGTAAGAACGACCCCGTGCCAACAGGAGACGACGAAACAGGCGGTGGACGcgctcgttttcgagaaaatgcaaACGAGAATGAAACTCCTCGAGGATAGTAATTTCGCGATGCAATCGCGTAATCAGAACCTTCTCGCCGAGAACAAAGCCCTGTCGTCTCG CGTGGAGGAGGAACGCAACGAAGCGAAGGGACACGAGAAAAGGGTAGCTGCTCTGCTGGAGGAATTGGATCGCGAGAAATTCAAGCTGGAAGAGACGATTAACGCAGCGGAACGAGTCGGT ACAAAGAACGTGCCAACGATCGAGGAGAATGGTACGTCGACGACGAACATTCTCTCGAAACTGGAGCGGGGGGTACAAGTGTGGGCGGTGTGTATGGGGTGTCAGAAGAAATTGGAGAGCGGCGCGAAACAACCATCCACTGTCACCATCACCAA ATCGGAACTGGAGATCTTGGAGAAGGATATGCAGATCCTTCGAGACACGATAATCGCTCGCGAGGAGGCATGGGACAAGGCGATGGAACGCGAACAAAACTATAGACAACAATTGACTCGATTGACCACAGAGACGATCACGGCTCGTCACCTTTCGGAAACTCGTCAAGAGGAGCTTCGAGAGGCAACGAAAACACTCTCG gagaaagaatcggagttgAAGTCTCTTCAAAACGAGAACATGCACTTGAACAAGGTACTGGCAAAGCTGTACAGCAACCATCAGAG GGGACAGGACGAGTGTCAAAAAAACAATTTAACATTGGACGTAAACGAGAAGGAACAAAGATTTATCGAGGAAACTATCCGACGAGTATCGAGTACAAAAGGCAAAcagaaatcgaaatcgaaaaacACCTGTTCGGACAAAACATCTAATTCCTACGCTTATCAGGCCAGTCCTCGTGATAAAAGTTCGAAAGCAATAAAGGATCCGCCGAGTTCTTTTAAAGAATCAAAACGTTGA
- the LOC143144024 gene encoding leucine-rich repeat-containing protein 40 isoform X1 yields MNHTAVFKQRTKTEDNAELSEVIIISARKNGTLNLSSRGLYTVPDRLWSINELTEEEVQQLHFELDYVHKNERWWEQKPLKILDLGWNNLTSIDPKIERLTELTIVLLHNNLLEDLPPEMGNLNKLEILNVSHNKLANIPHQFYKLTELCELYWKNNGLRELDSAIGDLVMLSHLDLSCNRLSELPLGMGYLVRLITLDLSRNKLKELPSDLTSMRALKRLDVRYNQLEMLPPLGELRKIETVLLQTNKLTTFPDVSGCTLLRVLHLGDNNITEIDMSCLEGVGQLRTLTLQGNKIAVIPEEIIKLVNLEIFDLSQNKITIIPSCIGIMPNLRQFVVIGNNVQNIGAHMIRCGTSCILKHIRQSINSTNLNTNKYLISDVDTNIYPDKYTMQSTKLLSLSGQNLVELPQKVLEDASKADVGTVDLSRNKLSILPEQLSIIAKVGDLKLASNQLTHIPEWIGEKYEYLQVLDLSKNFLQSLPSSLGLLKYLQEINISFNRYKEIPGSVYNVTSLEICIANDNLISEIDVSSLQKLKKLAVLNFANNNIGYVPPELGNLKNLRMLSLSGNCFKQPRQAILAKSTEEILAYLRDRIPE; encoded by the exons atgaatcatACAGCAGTGTTTAAACAGCGAACAAAAACTGAAGATAATGCCGAATTGTCGGAGGTTATTATTATATCTGCAAGAAAGAACGGAACTTTAAATCTCTCGTCGAGAGGGCTATACACGG TACCTGATAGACTATGGAGTATAAACGAATTAACAGAGGAAGAAGTACAGCAGTTACATTTTGAGCTTGATTATGTACACAAAAATGAACGTTGGTGGGAACAAAAGCCACTTAAGATATTAGATTTAGGTTGGAATAACTTAACTAGTATTGATCCAAAAATAGAACGTTTAACAGAATTGACAATAGTACTT TTACACAACAACTTATTAGAAGATTTACCCCCTGAGAtgggaaatttaaataaattagaaataCTAAATGTATCGCATAACAAGTTAGCGAACATACCACACCAATTTTATAAGTTGACCGAATTATGTGAATTATATTGGAAGAATAATGGTCTACGAGAACTTGATTCTGCGATTGGTGATTTAGTTATGTTATCACATCtg GATTTGTCGTGCAACCGTTTGTCAGAACTGCCATTAGGAATGGGATACTTAGTACGATTGATTACTTTGGATTTAAGTCGCAATAAGTTAAAAGAATTGCCATCCGATTTAACAAGTATGAGAG CATTAAAAAGGTTAGATGTACGCTATAATCAGTTGGAAATGTTGCCACCACTGGGTGAATTAAGGAAAATAGAAACGGTGTTGCTGCAAACAAACAAGTTAACAACATTTCCCGATGTGTCTGGTTGTACGCTGTTAAGAGTACTACATTTGGGTGATAATAACATTACT gAAATTGATATGTCTTGTTTGGAAGGTGTAGGCCAATTGAGAACATTGACATTACAAGGTAACAAAATTGCTGTAATACCAGAGGAGATAATAAAATTagtaaatttggaaatttttgattTGTCACAAAACAAGATAACTAT AATACCAAGTTGTATCGGTATAATGCCAAATTTGAGACAATTTGTAGTCATTGGaaataatgtacaaaatatagGAGCTCATATGATACGATGCGGTACGTCTTGTATTTTGAAACACATACGACAGAGCATTAACAgtacaaatttaaatacaaataaatatttaatatcagaTGTTGACACAAATATTTATCCAGATAA atATACAATGCAAAGTACAAAATTACTTAGTTTGTCTGGGCAGAATCTTGTTGAATTGCCGCAAAAAGTATTGGAAGATGCATCTAAAGCAGATGTTGGTACAGTGGATTTAAGTAGAAATAAGCTATCTATCTTACCTGAACAGTTATCAATAATTGCAAAAGTTGGTGACTTGAAGCTGGCCTCTAATCAATTAACGCATATACCAGAATGGATTGGTGAAAAGTATGAATATTTGCAAGTTTTGGATTTAAGTAAAAACTTTTTACAATCGCTTCCTTCTAGCCTTGGCTTACTGAAATATTtacaagaaattaatatttcatttaacaG GTACAAAGAAATACCGGGATCTGTGTACAATGTTACGTCATTAGAAATATGTATagcaaatgacaatttaatatcTGAAATCGATGTATCatctttacaaaaattaaaaaagcttGCAGTATTGAATTTTGCTAACAATAATATTGGATACGTGCCACCAGAACttggtaatttaaaaaatttaag GATGTTATCTTTATCTGGAAATTGTTTCAAACAACCGAGACAAGCAATATTGGCCAAATCTACAGAAGAAATTCTTGCATATCTTAGGGACAGAATACCTGAGTAG
- the LOC143144024 gene encoding leucine-rich repeat-containing protein 40 isoform X2 — MNNAIEQAIFAIISLKITENMYSVPDRLWSINELTEEEVQQLHFELDYVHKNERWWEQKPLKILDLGWNNLTSIDPKIERLTELTIVLLHNNLLEDLPPEMGNLNKLEILNVSHNKLANIPHQFYKLTELCELYWKNNGLRELDSAIGDLVMLSHLDLSCNRLSELPLGMGYLVRLITLDLSRNKLKELPSDLTSMRALKRLDVRYNQLEMLPPLGELRKIETVLLQTNKLTTFPDVSGCTLLRVLHLGDNNITEIDMSCLEGVGQLRTLTLQGNKIAVIPEEIIKLVNLEIFDLSQNKITIIPSCIGIMPNLRQFVVIGNNVQNIGAHMIRCGTSCILKHIRQSINSTNLNTNKYLISDVDTNIYPDKYTMQSTKLLSLSGQNLVELPQKVLEDASKADVGTVDLSRNKLSILPEQLSIIAKVGDLKLASNQLTHIPEWIGEKYEYLQVLDLSKNFLQSLPSSLGLLKYLQEINISFNRYKEIPGSVYNVTSLEICIANDNLISEIDVSSLQKLKKLAVLNFANNNIGYVPPELGNLKNLRMLSLSGNCFKQPRQAILAKSTEEILAYLRDRIPE, encoded by the exons ATGAATAATGCAATAGAACAAGCAATATTTGCAATAATATCATTGAAGATCACCGAAAACATGTATTCAG TACCTGATAGACTATGGAGTATAAACGAATTAACAGAGGAAGAAGTACAGCAGTTACATTTTGAGCTTGATTATGTACACAAAAATGAACGTTGGTGGGAACAAAAGCCACTTAAGATATTAGATTTAGGTTGGAATAACTTAACTAGTATTGATCCAAAAATAGAACGTTTAACAGAATTGACAATAGTACTT TTACACAACAACTTATTAGAAGATTTACCCCCTGAGAtgggaaatttaaataaattagaaataCTAAATGTATCGCATAACAAGTTAGCGAACATACCACACCAATTTTATAAGTTGACCGAATTATGTGAATTATATTGGAAGAATAATGGTCTACGAGAACTTGATTCTGCGATTGGTGATTTAGTTATGTTATCACATCtg GATTTGTCGTGCAACCGTTTGTCAGAACTGCCATTAGGAATGGGATACTTAGTACGATTGATTACTTTGGATTTAAGTCGCAATAAGTTAAAAGAATTGCCATCCGATTTAACAAGTATGAGAG CATTAAAAAGGTTAGATGTACGCTATAATCAGTTGGAAATGTTGCCACCACTGGGTGAATTAAGGAAAATAGAAACGGTGTTGCTGCAAACAAACAAGTTAACAACATTTCCCGATGTGTCTGGTTGTACGCTGTTAAGAGTACTACATTTGGGTGATAATAACATTACT gAAATTGATATGTCTTGTTTGGAAGGTGTAGGCCAATTGAGAACATTGACATTACAAGGTAACAAAATTGCTGTAATACCAGAGGAGATAATAAAATTagtaaatttggaaatttttgattTGTCACAAAACAAGATAACTAT AATACCAAGTTGTATCGGTATAATGCCAAATTTGAGACAATTTGTAGTCATTGGaaataatgtacaaaatatagGAGCTCATATGATACGATGCGGTACGTCTTGTATTTTGAAACACATACGACAGAGCATTAACAgtacaaatttaaatacaaataaatatttaatatcagaTGTTGACACAAATATTTATCCAGATAA atATACAATGCAAAGTACAAAATTACTTAGTTTGTCTGGGCAGAATCTTGTTGAATTGCCGCAAAAAGTATTGGAAGATGCATCTAAAGCAGATGTTGGTACAGTGGATTTAAGTAGAAATAAGCTATCTATCTTACCTGAACAGTTATCAATAATTGCAAAAGTTGGTGACTTGAAGCTGGCCTCTAATCAATTAACGCATATACCAGAATGGATTGGTGAAAAGTATGAATATTTGCAAGTTTTGGATTTAAGTAAAAACTTTTTACAATCGCTTCCTTCTAGCCTTGGCTTACTGAAATATTtacaagaaattaatatttcatttaacaG GTACAAAGAAATACCGGGATCTGTGTACAATGTTACGTCATTAGAAATATGTATagcaaatgacaatttaatatcTGAAATCGATGTATCatctttacaaaaattaaaaaagcttGCAGTATTGAATTTTGCTAACAATAATATTGGATACGTGCCACCAGAACttggtaatttaaaaaatttaag GATGTTATCTTTATCTGGAAATTGTTTCAAACAACCGAGACAAGCAATATTGGCCAAATCTACAGAAGAAATTCTTGCATATCTTAGGGACAGAATACCTGAGTAG